In Ensifer canadensis, a genomic segment contains:
- a CDS encoding nuclear transport factor 2 family protein yields the protein MSGTHNDPHFAAVIDVLGRYFDGLYHSDTAILREVFHPKAHYATATGGELLELDMNRYFPIVDKRPSPASRGEVRADRIVSIEFAGPVTAFAKVQCAIGEKAFTDFLSLIFVDGRWQIIAKVFHYDIRQPG from the coding sequence ATGAGCGGCACCCACAACGATCCGCACTTTGCGGCCGTCATCGATGTGCTCGGGCGCTACTTCGACGGGCTCTACCACAGCGACACGGCGATCCTGCGCGAGGTTTTTCACCCGAAAGCCCACTACGCCACCGCGACTGGGGGAGAACTGCTCGAACTCGACATGAACAGGTATTTCCCGATCGTCGACAAACGTCCCTCGCCGGCAAGCCGTGGCGAGGTGCGCGCAGACAGGATCGTCTCGATCGAATTTGCCGGCCCGGTGACGGCCTTCGCCAAGGTACAATGCGCAATCGGCGAGAAGGCGTTCACCGACTTCCTGTCGCTGATCTTCGTTGACGGACGCTGGCAGATCATCGCCAAGGTCTTTCACTACGACATCCGACAACCAGGCTAA
- the gstA gene encoding glutathione transferase GstA — protein sequence MKLYYAPGACSLSPHISLREAGVEFEIVKVDTATHLTESGADFKAVNPKGYVPALVLETGDVVTEGAAVVQYIADRFPKAGLAPANGTLERTRLQEQLNFIASELHKAFSPLFSKTASVDAKETAAAQVSKRLGNVETLLSDGRAHLLGEAFSVADAYLFTVVNWTSVTGISLSPWPHLTAYMQRVRERPAVQAAMKAEGLIAA from the coding sequence ATGAAGCTTTATTACGCCCCCGGCGCCTGCTCGCTCTCGCCCCATATCAGCCTGCGCGAAGCGGGCGTCGAGTTCGAGATCGTCAAGGTCGATACCGCGACGCACCTCACCGAAAGCGGCGCCGATTTCAAGGCGGTCAACCCCAAGGGCTATGTGCCGGCACTGGTGCTCGAAACCGGCGACGTCGTCACCGAAGGTGCGGCCGTCGTGCAGTACATTGCCGATCGCTTTCCGAAGGCCGGGCTTGCCCCTGCCAACGGCACGCTGGAACGCACCCGCCTGCAGGAGCAGCTGAACTTCATCGCCTCCGAACTGCACAAGGCGTTCTCGCCGCTGTTCAGCAAGACGGCAAGCGTCGATGCCAAGGAGACGGCCGCGGCGCAGGTTTCCAAACGGCTCGGCAACGTCGAAACCCTGCTTTCCGATGGCCGCGCCCATCTGCTCGGCGAAGCCTTCTCCGTTGCCGACGCCTATCTCTTCACCGTCGTCAATTGGACCAGCGTCACCGGAATTTCGCTTAGCCCGTGGCCGCACCTGACGGCCTACATGCAGCGTGTTCGCGAGCGCCCGGCAGTGCAGGCAGCCATGAAGGCCGAAGGGCTGATCGCGGCATGA
- a CDS encoding winged helix-turn-helix transcriptional regulator produces the protein MSLKIRKNRAAALPPTCPVGECMVMLGGAWAPNIIWYLSGGPRRFSELKIDIPGISAKVLSTRLKDMEEKGAIERRIMPTSPPSVEYRLSDLGQEFVPAIHAIVEVGYKLKLRREAKLAKEAAQNVAQVELA, from the coding sequence ATGAGCTTGAAAATTCGAAAGAATAGAGCTGCGGCATTGCCGCCGACCTGCCCGGTCGGGGAGTGCATGGTCATGCTTGGCGGCGCCTGGGCGCCCAACATCATCTGGTATCTGAGCGGCGGTCCACGCCGCTTCAGCGAACTCAAGATCGATATTCCCGGCATTTCGGCGAAGGTGCTGAGCACGCGCCTGAAGGATATGGAGGAAAAGGGTGCGATCGAACGGCGGATCATGCCGACATCGCCACCTTCGGTCGAATACAGGCTGAGCGATCTCGGTCAGGAATTCGTCCCGGCGATCCATGCGATCGTCGAAGTCGGTTACAAGCTCAAGCTTCGCCGCGAGGCAAAGCTTGCAAAGGAAGCCGCGCAGAATGTCGCCCAGGTAGAGCTCGCCTGA